One window of the Thermodesulfomicrobium sp. WS genome contains the following:
- a CDS encoding GAF domain-containing protein, with protein sequence MSEPSFAIERLLEAVASVLDAYEVVWVGPSVGGFAVRAGFCLAGEVPRGVPVCVGQGLAGWVLKNETPLLVDHLDRTASHLGYGPAPQGAKAFYSCPVPGGRGALCVTSKKTYALSVKDQKILELFARTLAAMDQETAASRSVDDEARLAVCLQRLCALREQHPRWSEFLGCFLRDLAQGLEATHAFLVVSDEWGKGYLLEASTAPLFRNPVWEGKVFEAGSGILGWVFKKNQPVVFGQECGEMAGMPLFGRQTPAVELRTLMAFPLKVHRRCRGVLAAGHLESCAVRLAQHGFMRAAADYLALLLENLYLRNRMNARKAHSGAPSTSL encoded by the coding sequence ATGTCCGAACCTTCTTTCGCGATAGAACGTCTTCTGGAAGCTGTGGCCTCGGTGCTGGACGCCTATGAAGTCGTGTGGGTGGGACCAAGCGTCGGGGGGTTCGCCGTGCGTGCGGGTTTTTGCTTGGCGGGGGAGGTGCCGCGCGGTGTTCCGGTCTGCGTCGGGCAGGGGCTTGCGGGCTGGGTGCTCAAAAACGAGACGCCGTTGCTGGTCGACCATTTGGATCGCACGGCCTCCCACTTGGGCTATGGCCCTGCGCCGCAAGGCGCCAAGGCTTTTTACAGCTGCCCGGTGCCCGGCGGCCGTGGGGCGCTCTGTGTGACGAGCAAGAAAACCTACGCCTTGAGCGTCAAGGACCAAAAAATCCTTGAGCTTTTTGCCCGCACCCTTGCGGCCATGGATCAGGAGACTGCAGCCAGCCGCAGCGTGGATGACGAGGCCCGCTTGGCGGTGTGTTTGCAGCGGCTCTGCGCCTTGCGGGAGCAGCACCCTCGGTGGTCGGAGTTTCTGGGGTGTTTCTTGCGGGATTTGGCCCAAGGGCTGGAGGCCACCCATGCCTTTTTGGTGGTGAGCGACGAGTGGGGCAAGGGATACCTCCTGGAGGCATCCACCGCCCCGCTGTTTCGTAATCCCGTGTGGGAAGGCAAGGTCTTTGAGGCGGGCAGTGGCATCCTCGGCTGGGTGTTCAAGAAGAACCAGCCCGTGGTGTTCGGCCAGGAGTGCGGGGAAATGGCAGGCATGCCGCTTTTTGGTCGGCAAACCCCAGCGGTGGAGCTCCGGACCCTCATGGCCTTTCCCCTCAAGGTGCATCGTCGGTGCCGTGGCGTCCTCGCCGCCGGCCACCTGGAGAGCTGTGCGGTGCGCCTGGCGCAGCATGGATTCATGCGTGCTGCAGCGGACTATTTGGCCTTGCTCTTGGAAAATCTCTACCTGCGCAACCGTATGAACGCCCGCAAGGCGCACTCGGGTGCGCCATCAACGTCTCTCTAA